One Desulfatitalea tepidiphila genomic window, AGATCATGCTCGACCAGCACCACCGTGGTATGTCGTTCTTTCTGGATATCGATCACGAAACGCACCATATCTTCCTTCTCTTCGATGTTCATGCCGGCCATGGGTTCGTCGAGCAGCAGCAGATCAGGCGCAAGGGTGAGTGCACGGGCCACCTCGATCCGCTTTTGAACGCCGTAACTCAAATTGCCGACCGGCTGTTTGCGGTAGGGTTCCAGCTCCATAAAATCAATGACGTCCTCCACGCGGGCCCTGTTTTCGGCCTCCAACTGGCTGGCTTTGCCCTTGTAGATCACGGCGTGCCAAAAGCTGTAACGCAGCTTGCGATGGCGGGCGAGCATCAGGTTGTCCAACACCGTCAATCCACCGAACAGCTCGATGTTCTGAAAGGCACGGGCGATGCCCCAGCTGGACACCTGGTGGGGCGAT contains:
- a CDS encoding ABC transporter ATP-binding protein — protein: MNPLTVSNVTLTFGGLHALTEVNLSIQPGLITSIIGPNGAGKTSLLNCISGFYHPTRGTIRYGEYNLTHASPHQVSSWGIARAFQNIELFGGLTVLDNLMLARHRKLRYSFWHAVIYKGKASQLEAENRARVEDVIDFMELEPYRKQPVGNLSYGVQKRIEVARALTLAPDLLLLDEPMAGMNIEEKEDMVRFVIDIQKERHTTVVLVEHDLGVVMDISDQIYVLDFGEVIGAGRPEEVARDPKVVEAYIGED